One Curtobacterium sp. MCLR17_007 DNA window includes the following coding sequences:
- a CDS encoding NAD(P)/FAD-dependent oxidoreductase, translating to MSEPEQYDVAVIGAGPAGLSAALNLVRATRRVLLLDANRPRNAATLRSHGFLTRDGISPLELRRLGREEVAQYPEATVTQALVDDVTPDGQGAFRVHGSWRGTEVSATARAVVIATGLREEFPALPSLRAFYGTSVHSCVECDGYDKAGQPLAFVCETADVVDRALLIAAWTDDLVVYTNGVAPLDDDGRARLAHAGVRVDERPVADLEGDRSGMTGVRLADGHVEPRTGGFVRPTWHVDLDWVSVPLARDADGLVVVDRAGRTSVAGLYAVGDVTPPGPEQLIVAAGHGAVTAAAVHRDLVGGLDALRDHVQ from the coding sequence ATGAGCGAACCCGAGCAGTACGACGTCGCGGTGATCGGCGCGGGGCCGGCCGGCCTCAGCGCAGCGCTCAACCTGGTCCGCGCGACGCGTCGGGTCCTGCTCCTCGACGCCAACCGCCCGCGAAACGCCGCGACCCTGCGCTCGCACGGGTTCCTGACGCGTGACGGCATCTCGCCGCTCGAGCTGCGGCGGCTCGGGCGCGAGGAGGTCGCGCAGTACCCCGAGGCCACCGTGACGCAGGCGCTCGTCGACGACGTCACTCCCGACGGCCAGGGCGCATTCCGGGTGCACGGCTCGTGGCGGGGTACCGAGGTGTCGGCGACGGCACGAGCGGTCGTCATCGCCACGGGTCTGCGCGAGGAGTTCCCGGCGCTGCCGTCGCTCCGCGCGTTCTACGGCACGTCGGTGCACAGCTGCGTCGAGTGCGACGGGTACGACAAGGCCGGTCAGCCCCTCGCGTTCGTGTGTGAGACGGCGGACGTGGTCGACCGGGCGCTGCTCATCGCCGCGTGGACGGACGACCTGGTCGTGTACACGAACGGGGTGGCCCCGCTCGACGACGACGGGCGGGCTCGACTCGCCCACGCTGGCGTGCGTGTCGACGAGCGGCCCGTGGCGGACCTCGAGGGGGACCGGTCCGGCATGACCGGTGTGCGCCTGGCAGACGGGCACGTGGAGCCGCGCACGGGTGGGTTCGTCCGGCCGACGTGGCACGTGGACCTCGACTGGGTGTCGGTCCCGCTCGCCCGCGACGCCGACGGACTCGTCGTGGTCGACCGAGCGGGTCGCACGAGCGTCGCGGGACTGTACGCGGTCGGTGACGTGACCCCGCCGGGGCCGGAGCAACTGATCGTCGCCGCCGGACACGGCGCGGTGACCGCGGCGGCGGTGCACCGTGACCTCGTCGGTGGTCTCGATGCCCTCCGGGATCATGTACAGTAG
- the gltX gene encoding glutamate--tRNA ligase, which translates to MTAPFTTATGPDVRVRFCPSPTGTPHVGLVRTALFNWAYARHTGGKLVFRIEDTDATRDSEESYQQIIEALRWLELDWDEGVEVGGPHGPYRQSERSDVYRDVIAQLQASGHVYESFVTPEEMEARNVAAGRDPKQGYDNHERDLTDDERQAFRDQGREPALRLRVPDRDLSFQDLVRGEITFKQGTFPDFVVVRPNGKPLYTFTNPLDDALMGITHVLRGEDLLSSTPRQIALYEALFEIGLTSFIPVFGHLPFVMGEGNKKLSKRDPESNLFHHRANGMIPEGLINYLALLGWSIGPDRDVFSTQEMTAAFDVVDVNPNPARFDHKKAEAINGDHIRLLDPADFRGRLVPYLSGVLADPATPEQERVLALAAPLVQERMQLLSEAPGMLGFLFTADDDLVVEDDALASLKGDTASVLGAGIAALEPLEEWQTGPIEAALRTALIDDLGLKPRVAFGPLRVAVSGRRISPPLFESMEILGKDSTLARLRALAAR; encoded by the coding sequence ATGACTGCGCCATTCACCACTGCCACCGGCCCCGACGTCCGCGTCCGTTTCTGCCCGTCCCCGACGGGCACCCCGCACGTCGGCCTCGTCCGGACGGCCCTCTTCAACTGGGCGTACGCCCGCCACACCGGCGGCAAGCTCGTCTTCCGGATCGAGGACACCGACGCTACCCGTGACTCCGAGGAGTCCTACCAGCAGATCATCGAAGCGCTCCGGTGGCTCGAACTCGACTGGGACGAAGGCGTCGAGGTGGGGGGACCCCACGGGCCGTACCGGCAGTCGGAGCGCTCGGACGTCTACCGCGATGTCATCGCGCAGCTACAGGCGTCCGGCCACGTGTACGAGTCGTTCGTCACCCCCGAGGAGATGGAGGCGCGGAACGTCGCCGCCGGCCGTGATCCCAAGCAGGGCTACGACAACCACGAGCGCGACCTGACCGACGACGAGCGCCAGGCGTTCCGCGACCAGGGTCGCGAGCCTGCACTGCGCCTGCGGGTCCCCGATCGCGACCTCAGCTTCCAGGACCTGGTCCGCGGCGAGATCACCTTCAAGCAGGGGACGTTCCCGGACTTCGTGGTGGTGCGTCCCAACGGGAAGCCGCTCTACACGTTCACGAACCCGCTCGACGACGCCCTGATGGGCATCACGCACGTGCTGCGTGGCGAGGACCTGCTGTCGTCGACGCCGCGGCAGATCGCGCTGTACGAGGCCTTGTTCGAGATCGGTCTGACGTCGTTCATCCCGGTGTTCGGGCACCTGCCGTTCGTCATGGGCGAGGGCAACAAGAAGCTCTCCAAGCGCGACCCCGAGTCGAACCTGTTCCACCACCGTGCGAACGGCATGATCCCCGAGGGGCTCATCAACTACCTCGCGCTGCTGGGCTGGTCGATCGGCCCCGACCGCGACGTCTTCTCGACGCAGGAGATGACCGCTGCGTTCGACGTGGTCGACGTCAACCCGAACCCCGCCCGGTTCGACCACAAGAAGGCCGAGGCGATCAACGGCGACCACATCCGGCTGCTCGACCCCGCCGACTTCCGCGGTCGTCTGGTGCCCTACCTCTCCGGGGTGCTCGCCGACCCCGCGACACCGGAGCAGGAGCGCGTCCTCGCACTCGCGGCACCCCTGGTGCAGGAGCGCATGCAGCTGCTCAGCGAAGCCCCCGGCATGCTCGGGTTCCTGTTCACGGCCGACGACGACCTGGTGGTCGAGGACGACGCGCTGGCCAGCCTCAAGGGCGACACCGCATCGGTGCTCGGCGCGGGCATCGCGGCGCTCGAGCCCCTCGAGGAGTGGCAGACCGGGCCGATCGAGGCCGCACTGCGCACGGCGCTGATCGACGACCTCGGGCTCAAGCCCCGCGTCGCGTTCGGCCCGCTGCGCGTCGCGGTGTCCGGACGTCGCATCAGTCCGCCGCTGTTCGAGTCGATGGAGATCCTCGGCAAGGACTCCACGCTGGCCCGGCTGCGTGCGCTCGCGGCCCGATGA
- a CDS encoding fumarylacetoacetate hydrolase family protein, with amino-acid sequence MKIARFSSKGEDPRYGILDERALVVLAGDPMYQGFETTGERVPLSEAKLLAPVIPRSKVIGVGLNYAEHAAEMDDVSGDDPVVFLKPNTAVIGPEDPIRLPEGIGRVDHEGELAIVIGSLAKNVKREDFASVILGYTIANDVTARDLQARDGQWARAKGFDTFCPLGPVIETEIDPSDIRLETRVDGDLRQVASTSEMVHDIPSLVEFVSSIWTLLPGDVILTGTPAGVGEIRDGEVVEVTISGIGTLKNPVIARH; translated from the coding sequence GTGAAGATCGCACGGTTCAGCAGCAAGGGTGAAGACCCCCGGTACGGCATCCTCGACGAGCGCGCACTGGTGGTGCTCGCGGGGGACCCGATGTACCAGGGGTTCGAGACGACGGGGGAGCGGGTGCCCCTGTCCGAGGCCAAGCTCCTGGCACCGGTGATCCCGCGGTCCAAGGTCATCGGTGTCGGCCTCAACTACGCCGAGCACGCCGCCGAGATGGACGACGTGTCGGGTGACGACCCGGTGGTGTTCCTGAAGCCGAACACCGCCGTCATCGGACCCGAGGACCCGATCCGTCTGCCCGAGGGCATCGGCCGCGTCGACCACGAGGGCGAACTCGCCATCGTGATCGGCTCCCTCGCCAAGAACGTCAAGCGTGAGGACTTCGCGAGCGTGATCCTCGGGTACACGATCGCCAACGACGTCACCGCTCGTGACCTCCAGGCACGTGACGGCCAGTGGGCGAGGGCGAAGGGCTTCGACACGTTCTGCCCGCTCGGCCCGGTGATCGAGACCGAGATCGACCCGTCGGACATCCGGCTCGAAACCCGGGTGGACGGCGACCTGCGTCAGGTCGCCTCCACGAGCGAGATGGTCCACGACATCCCGTCGCTCGTGGAGTTCGTCTCGTCCATCTGGACACTGCTCCCCGGCGACGTGATCCTGACCGGCACGCCCGCCGGCGTCGGGGAGATCCGCGACGGCGAGGTCGTCGAGGTCACCATCTCGGGGATCGGCACGTTGAAGAACCCCGTCATCGCCCGGCACTGA
- a CDS encoding branched-chain amino acid aminotransferase: MSTDTVFGLEFSTTPSEARRAAAEREVILADPGFGKHFTDHMASVSWTVDGGWHDASIHPYGPLSLDPSASVLHYAQEIFEGLKAYRHADGSVWTFRPDANARRFQRSARRLALPELPVEVFVESIRQLVRTDVDWVPSAPETSLYLRPFMIATESFLGVRAAQAVSYHCIASPAGAYFTSGPKPVSIWLSTTYARAGRGGTGAAKTGGNYAASLLPQQEAYEHGCQQVMFLDSEEGKYLEELGGMNVVLVKADGTLVTPDSDSILEGITRDSILQLAEDRGLTVEKRRVTLDEWRDGVADGSITEAFACGTAAVVTPIAELRGDGFTIGSPTEGAGELTMSLRQELTDIQSGRRPDPHGWMTKLTDAS; this comes from the coding sequence ATGAGCACTGACACGGTCTTCGGACTCGAGTTCTCCACCACCCCGTCCGAAGCACGCCGAGCGGCCGCCGAGCGCGAGGTCATCCTGGCGGACCCGGGCTTCGGCAAGCACTTCACCGACCACATGGCCTCGGTCTCGTGGACGGTCGACGGAGGGTGGCACGACGCCTCGATCCACCCGTACGGCCCGCTCTCGCTCGACCCGAGTGCCAGCGTCCTGCACTACGCCCAGGAGATCTTCGAGGGACTCAAGGCGTACCGGCACGCCGACGGTTCGGTGTGGACCTTCCGTCCGGACGCGAACGCGCGACGTTTCCAGCGGTCCGCTCGCCGGCTCGCGCTGCCCGAGCTGCCGGTCGAGGTCTTCGTCGAGTCCATCCGGCAACTGGTGCGCACCGACGTCGACTGGGTGCCGTCCGCGCCCGAGACCAGCCTGTACCTCCGGCCGTTCATGATCGCGACCGAGTCCTTCCTCGGTGTCCGCGCCGCTCAGGCCGTGTCCTACCACTGCATCGCGAGCCCGGCCGGCGCGTACTTCACGTCCGGACCGAAGCCCGTGTCGATCTGGCTCTCGACGACCTACGCGCGCGCGGGCCGCGGCGGGACCGGGGCAGCCAAGACCGGCGGCAACTACGCTGCGTCCCTGCTTCCGCAGCAAGAGGCGTACGAGCACGGGTGCCAGCAGGTGATGTTCCTCGACTCCGAGGAGGGCAAGTACCTCGAAGAGCTCGGCGGCATGAACGTGGTGCTGGTCAAGGCAGACGGCACCCTCGTGACGCCGGACTCCGACTCGATCCTCGAGGGCATCACGCGTGACTCGATCCTGCAGCTCGCCGAGGACCGCGGTCTGACGGTCGAGAAGCGCCGCGTGACGCTCGACGAGTGGCGCGACGGCGTGGCGGACGGCTCGATCACCGAGGCGTTCGCCTGCGGGACGGCCGCGGTGGTCACCCCGATCGCAGAACTCCGGGGCGACGGCTTCACGATCGGCTCGCCGACCGAGGGCGCGGGCGAGCTCACGATGTCCCTGCGCCAGGAACTCACCGACATCCAGTCCGGCCGTCGTCCCGACCCGCACGGGTGGATGACCAAGCTGACCGACGCGTCCTGA
- a CDS encoding 3-isopropylmalate dehydrogenase has product MTNTQTLDLAVIRGDGIGPEVVEQALKVLHAVADGEIDVRETPYALGATRYLETGDILTDDDLAAVASHDAILLGAVGGDPRDPRLAGGIIERGLLLKLRFAFDHYVNLRPTTVYDSVVSPLADPGQVDFVVVREGTEGPYVGNGGAIRVGTPHEIATEVSLNTAFGVERTVRYAFNLANRRARKHLTLVHKSNVLVHAGALWQRTVAAVGQEFPDVTVDYQHVDAVTIHMVREPARFDVIVTDNLFGDIITDLAGAISGGIGLAASGNINPDGTFPSMFEPVHGSAPDIAGQQKADPTAAVLSVALLLDHIGRGDLATAVTRAVEADLADRGTTQRSTAEIGDAIAAAVTARTTTA; this is encoded by the coding sequence ATGACGAACACGCAGACGCTCGACCTCGCGGTGATCCGGGGCGACGGCATCGGGCCCGAGGTCGTCGAGCAGGCACTCAAGGTCCTGCACGCGGTGGCGGACGGCGAGATCGACGTGCGCGAGACCCCCTACGCCCTCGGGGCGACGCGCTACCTCGAGACGGGCGACATCCTCACCGACGACGACCTGGCCGCGGTGGCGTCCCACGACGCGATCCTGCTCGGTGCGGTCGGCGGCGACCCGCGTGACCCGCGGTTGGCCGGCGGGATCATCGAGCGCGGGCTGCTGCTCAAGCTGCGGTTCGCGTTCGACCACTACGTCAACCTCCGTCCGACCACGGTGTACGACTCGGTGGTCAGCCCGCTCGCCGACCCCGGGCAGGTCGACTTCGTCGTCGTGCGCGAAGGCACCGAGGGGCCCTACGTCGGCAACGGCGGAGCGATCCGCGTCGGCACGCCGCACGAGATCGCGACAGAAGTGTCGCTGAACACGGCGTTCGGCGTCGAGCGGACCGTTCGGTACGCGTTCAACCTGGCGAACCGTCGCGCGCGGAAGCACCTGACACTCGTGCACAAGAGCAACGTGCTCGTGCACGCCGGCGCGCTCTGGCAGCGCACGGTGGCCGCCGTCGGACAGGAGTTCCCCGACGTCACCGTGGACTACCAGCACGTCGACGCCGTGACCATCCACATGGTGCGGGAGCCTGCTAGGTTCGACGTCATCGTCACCGACAACCTCTTCGGCGACATCATCACCGACCTGGCCGGCGCGATCAGCGGCGGCATCGGTCTGGCGGCCTCGGGCAACATCAACCCGGACGGCACCTTCCCCAGCATGTTCGAGCCGGTGCACGGATCCGCGCCGGACATCGCGGGCCAGCAGAAGGCCGATCCCACGGCTGCCGTCCTCTCCGTCGCACTCCTCCTCGACCACATCGGTCGGGGCGACCTCGCGACGGCGGTGACGCGGGCCGTGGAAGCGGACCTGGCTGACCGGGGGACCACGCAGCGGAGTACGGCCGAGATCGGCGACGCGATCGCCGCCGCGGTCACCGCGCGCACCACCACGGCCTGA
- the serA gene encoding phosphoglycerate dehydrogenase, translated as MPKPVVLIAEELSPATVDALGPDFEIRNVDGTDRPALLASLGDAHAILVRSATKVDAEAIAAAPNLKVVARAGVGLDNVDIKAATTAGVMVVNAPTSNIISAAELTVGHILSLARHIPAAHASLAAGAWKRSAYTGVELYEKTVGIIGLGRIGALITQRLQAFGVSVIAHDPYVTTARAQQLGVELVSLDDLLKRADFVTIHMPKTPETLGMISDEQFAMMKSTAFVVNVARGGLIDEDALHRALTSNQIAGAGLDVFVSEPPTDSPLVSLPNVVVTPHLGASTDEAQEKAGVSVAKSVRLALGGELVPDAVNVAGGVIDPYVRPGIPLVEKLGQVFTALATSPVTSIDVEVHGELAQYDVSVLKLAALKGVFTDVVSDQVSYVNAPLIAEQRGVSVRLITDADSPEYRNVLTIRGAQSDGPAISVSGTLTGPKQVEKLVEINGYDVEVALDRHHVVMDYTDRPGIVAVYGKEFGEAGINIAAMQIARQAAGGQALSVLTVDSPVPTEILEHVRSTIDASSLREIDITL; from the coding sequence GTGCCGAAGCCGGTCGTCCTGATCGCCGAAGAACTCTCGCCCGCCACCGTCGACGCCCTCGGGCCCGACTTCGAGATCCGGAACGTGGACGGCACCGACCGCCCGGCACTCCTGGCCTCCCTCGGCGATGCGCACGCCATCCTGGTGCGTTCCGCCACCAAGGTCGACGCCGAAGCGATCGCCGCGGCGCCGAACCTCAAGGTCGTCGCCCGTGCCGGCGTCGGCCTCGACAACGTCGACATCAAGGCGGCCACCACGGCCGGCGTGATGGTCGTGAACGCGCCGACGTCGAACATCATCTCCGCCGCCGAGCTGACGGTCGGGCACATCCTGTCGCTCGCTCGGCACATCCCCGCCGCGCACGCCTCGCTGGCTGCCGGGGCCTGGAAGCGGTCCGCGTACACCGGTGTCGAGCTCTACGAGAAGACGGTGGGCATCATCGGCCTCGGTCGCATCGGCGCGCTCATCACCCAGCGCCTGCAGGCCTTCGGTGTCTCGGTCATCGCACACGACCCCTACGTCACCACGGCCCGTGCGCAGCAGCTCGGGGTCGAGCTCGTCTCCCTCGACGACCTGCTCAAGCGTGCGGACTTCGTCACGATCCACATGCCGAAGACGCCGGAGACCCTCGGCATGATCTCGGACGAGCAGTTCGCGATGATGAAGTCGACCGCGTTCGTCGTGAACGTCGCCCGCGGTGGCCTCATTGACGAAGACGCACTGCACCGTGCGCTCACCAGCAACCAGATCGCGGGCGCCGGCCTCGACGTCTTCGTGTCCGAGCCGCCGACGGACTCGCCCCTCGTGTCCCTGCCGAACGTCGTTGTCACGCCGCACCTCGGTGCCTCCACGGACGAAGCGCAGGAGAAGGCGGGTGTGTCCGTCGCGAAGTCGGTGCGGCTCGCACTCGGCGGCGAACTCGTCCCGGACGCGGTGAACGTCGCCGGTGGCGTCATCGACCCGTACGTGCGTCCCGGCATCCCGCTGGTCGAGAAGCTCGGCCAGGTGTTCACGGCGCTGGCGACCTCGCCGGTCACGAGCATCGACGTCGAGGTGCACGGCGAGCTGGCGCAGTACGACGTCAGCGTGCTGAAGCTCGCGGCGCTCAAGGGCGTGTTCACCGACGTCGTCAGCGACCAGGTCTCCTACGTCAACGCACCGCTCATCGCCGAGCAGCGCGGGGTCAGCGTGCGGCTCATCACCGACGCCGACAGCCCCGAGTACCGCAACGTGCTCACGATCCGGGGTGCCCAGTCCGACGGCCCGGCGATCAGCGTGTCCGGCACGCTCACCGGACCCAAGCAGGTCGAGAAGCTCGTCGAGATCAACGGCTACGACGTCGAGGTCGCCCTCGACCGGCACCACGTGGTCATGGACTACACCGACCGCCCGGGCATCGTCGCGGTGTACGGCAAGGAGTTCGGCGAGGCCGGCATCAACATCGCCGCCATGCAGATCGCGCGACAGGCCGCCGGCGGTCAGGCGCTCAGCGTCCTCACCGTCGACTCGCCGGTCCCCACCGAGATCCTCGAGCACGTCCGGTCGACGATCGACGCGTCCTCGCTCCGCGAGATCGACATCACCCTCTGA
- a CDS encoding mannitol-1-phosphate 5-dehydrogenase, which produces MAVTKRAVHIGAGKIGRGFVGQFLVASGYELTFVDVDERVVSALNEAGRFVVHEVGEMPVEHLVHGFRALNSKTDRDRVVQAIAQADVVTTAVGARTLPLVAPVIAEGLAARPLDRGDVTIVACENAFNATDSLHASIRRAPILEDRDVAAVFANCAIDRIVPDQSGVLGQSGGLDVVLEPFYEWVIERTPFADSDAEPPAIQGVTWVDDLQPFVERKLYTVNTAHATAAYHGTVRGIRLIREALEDHDVRAEVDGVLAETTELLIAKHGFDPAEHARYVAANLARIANPHLPDSTVRVGRNPLRKLGRRERFVGPAAQLAERGMPVDHLLGAIRVALEFDDQDDPESIELHALLRSGATAHALTEILTGLMESHPLFPAVRDVVAEVLQTQAADA; this is translated from the coding sequence ATGGCGGTGACGAAACGAGCGGTCCACATCGGCGCCGGCAAGATCGGGCGCGGGTTCGTGGGTCAGTTCCTCGTCGCCAGCGGCTACGAGCTGACCTTCGTCGACGTCGACGAGCGTGTCGTCTCGGCCCTCAACGAAGCCGGCCGCTTCGTCGTCCACGAGGTGGGCGAGATGCCGGTCGAACACCTGGTCCACGGGTTCCGCGCGCTCAACAGCAAGACCGACCGCGACCGCGTCGTCCAGGCCATCGCGCAGGCGGACGTGGTCACCACGGCGGTCGGCGCCCGCACCCTGCCGCTCGTCGCGCCGGTCATCGCCGAGGGGCTGGCGGCACGCCCGCTCGACCGCGGGGACGTCACCATCGTCGCCTGCGAGAACGCGTTCAACGCCACGGACTCGCTGCACGCCAGCATCCGTCGCGCCCCGATCCTCGAGGACCGCGACGTCGCCGCCGTCTTCGCGAACTGCGCGATCGACCGGATCGTCCCCGACCAGTCCGGCGTCCTCGGGCAGTCCGGCGGGCTCGACGTCGTCCTCGAGCCGTTCTACGAGTGGGTCATCGAGCGCACCCCCTTCGCCGACTCCGACGCCGAACCGCCCGCGATCCAGGGCGTCACCTGGGTCGACGACCTGCAGCCCTTCGTCGAGCGGAAGCTCTACACGGTCAACACCGCGCACGCGACGGCGGCCTACCACGGCACCGTGCGGGGGATCCGGCTCATCCGCGAAGCCCTCGAGGACCACGACGTCCGGGCCGAGGTGGACGGCGTGCTCGCCGAGACCACCGAACTGCTCATCGCCAAGCACGGGTTCGACCCGGCCGAGCACGCGCGCTACGTCGCCGCGAACCTCGCGCGCATCGCGAACCCGCACCTGCCCGACAGCACCGTCCGGGTCGGGCGCAACCCGCTCCGCAAGCTCGGTCGACGAGAGCGGTTCGTGGGCCCGGCAGCACAGCTGGCCGAACGGGGGATGCCAGTCGACCACCTGCTCGGCGCGATCCGCGTGGCACTCGAGTTCGACGACCAGGACGACCCCGAGTCGATCGAGCTGCACGCGCTGCTCCGCTCCGGCGCGACCGCCCACGCGCTCACCGAGATCCTCACCGGCCTGATGGAGAGCCACCCGCTCTTCCCGGCCGTCCGCGACGTCGTCGCCGAAGTGCTGCAGACCCAGGCCGCCGACGCCTGA
- the ilvC gene encoding ketol-acid reductoisomerase, whose translation MTDIVYDADADLTLIQGKKVAVIGYGSQGHAHALNLRDSGVEVQIGLQEGSKSRQKAEEAGFEVHTPAEVTKWADVVVILAPDQVQRIVYRDDIEPNLKQGATLVFGHGFNIRYGYIQAPEGVDVSLVAPKGPGHTVRREYEAGRGVPVIVAVEVDASGSAWDLAWSYSKAIGGLRSGGIKTTFTEETETDLFGEQAVLCGGTSQLIQYGFETLVEAGYQPQIAYFEVLHELKLIVDLIWEGGLTKQRWSISDTAEFGDYVSGPRVISPEVKENMKAVLSDIQDGTFAKRFIDDQDAGAPEFTALRKKGEEHPIEATGRELRALFAWKQSDSDYVDGSAAR comes from the coding sequence GTGACTGACATCGTGTACGACGCCGACGCCGACCTGACGCTCATCCAGGGCAAGAAGGTCGCGGTCATCGGCTACGGCTCGCAGGGCCACGCCCACGCCCTCAACCTCCGCGACTCCGGCGTCGAGGTGCAGATCGGTCTGCAGGAGGGCTCGAAGAGCCGCCAGAAGGCCGAAGAGGCGGGCTTCGAGGTCCACACGCCCGCCGAGGTCACGAAGTGGGCGGACGTCGTCGTCATCCTCGCTCCGGACCAGGTCCAGCGCATCGTCTACCGCGACGACATCGAGCCGAACCTCAAGCAGGGCGCGACCCTGGTCTTCGGCCACGGGTTCAACATCCGCTACGGCTACATCCAGGCCCCCGAGGGCGTCGACGTGTCGCTCGTCGCACCGAAGGGCCCCGGCCACACCGTCCGTCGTGAGTACGAGGCCGGCCGCGGCGTCCCCGTCATCGTCGCCGTCGAGGTCGACGCCTCCGGCAGCGCCTGGGACCTCGCGTGGTCGTACTCGAAGGCCATCGGCGGTCTCCGCTCGGGCGGCATCAAGACGACGTTCACCGAGGAGACCGAGACCGACCTGTTCGGCGAGCAGGCCGTCCTCTGCGGTGGCACCTCGCAGCTCATCCAGTACGGCTTCGAGACCCTGGTCGAGGCCGGCTACCAGCCGCAGATCGCGTACTTCGAGGTCCTGCACGAGCTCAAGCTGATCGTCGACCTGATCTGGGAGGGCGGCCTCACCAAGCAGCGCTGGTCCATCTCCGACACGGCCGAGTTCGGCGACTACGTGTCCGGCCCCCGGGTGATCTCGCCCGAGGTCAAGGAGAACATGAAGGCCGTGCTGTCCGACATCCAGGACGGCACCTTCGCCAAGCGCTTCATCGACGACCAGGACGCAGGCGCCCCGGAGTTCACGGCCCTGCGCAAGAAGGGCGAGGAGCACCCGATCGAGGCGACCGGTCGCGAGCTGCGTGCGCTGTTCGCGTGGAAGCAGTCCGACTCCGACTACGTCGACGGTTCTGCCGCGCGGTAG
- the ilvN gene encoding acetolactate synthase small subunit, translating to MSHVLSLLVEDKPGLLTRVAGLFARRGFNIESLAVGNTEVEGLSRITVVVDVEDLPLEQVTKQLNKLVNVIKIVELDFSQSVQREHMLVKVRVDNQTRSAVLEAVTLFRAQVVDVANDSLIVEVTGDPGKIQAILRVLEPYGIKELARAGLLGMGRGPKSITDRVR from the coding sequence ATGAGCCACGTCCTGTCGCTCCTGGTCGAGGACAAGCCCGGTCTGCTGACCCGTGTCGCCGGGCTGTTCGCCCGACGGGGCTTCAACATCGAGTCGCTCGCGGTCGGCAACACCGAGGTGGAGGGCCTGTCCCGCATCACTGTGGTCGTCGACGTCGAGGACCTGCCGCTCGAACAGGTGACCAAGCAGCTCAACAAGCTCGTCAACGTCATCAAGATCGTCGAACTCGACTTCTCGCAGTCGGTCCAGCGCGAGCACATGCTCGTGAAGGTCCGTGTCGACAACCAGACGCGCTCGGCCGTGCTCGAAGCAGTGACCCTGTTCCGCGCCCAGGTCGTCGACGTCGCGAACGACTCGCTCATCGTCGAGGTGACCGGCGACCCCGGCAAGATCCAGGCGATCCTCCGCGTGCTCGAGCCCTACGGCATCAAGGAGCTGGCGCGCGCCGGCCTCCTCGGCATGGGCCGCGGACCGAAGAGCATCACCGACCGGGTGCGCTGA